DNA from Rhinatrema bivittatum chromosome 1, aRhiBiv1.1, whole genome shotgun sequence:
GGATGGGGGTAAGGGTCATTAAGGAGCGGTGTCGGGCTTGCCTGGTAGAATTTCCTGTAGAGGATATATAGTGTTGGAGAATGGGGATTGGGGATTGGGAAAGCTGGATACATTTTGGGTTGTTGAGCCGGCAAGTGAGGTAGACTGGTTGGGTGGTTCGGAAGAAAGCTGGACTGCAGTTGGTAAGTTGCGGGTTGAGTTACTGAGAGACGCTGGGCTGCAATGGTAACCTGGAGGGGACTGTTGGCCGTGGGAGGTCTGGTGAAGGAGTGAACAGGGAAAGTATAGTTGGCCGCAGTGAGAAGTTCCGGCAGCACTCCAGTGCTGCACAAGAACCGTCAGATGGGTGAGTCCGTTGTGAGAGTGAGTCCTCAGGGTGTCTGTCTAAATGGTTCGGAGCAAATTAGAGGGTGTACAGGATCGTCAGGATGGGACCTTTGCGAGGAGAAGGTAAAAAGGTACACACTAAGGGTATAACCTTGCATGGCTAAGATTAAGATTCACTTCCAAAGAGTTCATTTGCAGTCATCGATAATAAGTGATGAAGATTTTGTCTATGAATTTATACAGAATATTAGAGATTGTACCTTTGTCAGACAATTGTTGTCCTCTGTGTTAAGGTTTGAAAGTAAAGTACAGCTTGTAAATGTTAAACCTTGTGTGAACTATTTTTGCAGAAGAAGAATACTACTGTGTTCAAGGCCAATGCAAGGCTATAACACACCCTAGCGAACCTTACACCTTGTGCCCccactcacccccacacacacaattacaaattatgggccagattttaaaggccctacgcgcgtaaatccataggatttacacgcgtaggtgGGGtaacgtgcgccgggcctattttacaaaggcccggcggcgcgcataaagccctgggacacgtctaagttccggggctttgaaaaaggggtgggggagcggtccgggggggcagggccagaggtctccggcacagcggcgtgcaacttgctcctgcctggaggcaggcacaagatgtaaaataaaggtcggggggggggttaggatagggctagggagcgggaaggttaggggaaggggaagggaggttaggttagggggttaggaagctccttcccaggccgctctgaaatcggagcggcctgggagggaacgggtgaaggccacAGGCGTCGGCACTCAcaggctgcacaattgtgcattcccttgcacgtgccaacccccaattttataacatgtgtgcatctgcatgcgcatgttagaaaTCGGGCATCcatatgtgcgcgccgggtagtgcacgcacaaATGCAATTGCCCACGTgcaatttcttaaaatctacccctatgcatttataataacaaatttaacatgaaaaaggacattcaaaagggaaactttgataaaatgagaaaaattgttagaaaaaaactgaaagaagcagctacaaaggtaaaaagtgtgcaagaggcgtgaacattgttaaaaaataccatcctagaagcacagtccagatgtattccacccattaagaaaattggaaggaaggcaaaaggattaccagcatggttaaaaggtgaggtgaaggaggctattttagccaaaagatcttcattcaaaaattggaagaaggatacaacaaaagaaaataggataaagcataagcgttggcaagttaaatgtaagactttgctaagacaggttaagagagaatttgaaaagaagttggccatagaggcaaaaactcacagtaaaaacttttaaaaatatatctgaagcagaaagcctgtgagggagtcagttggactattagatgatcgagggattaaaggggcacttagagaagaaaagaccatcgtggaaagattaaaccatttctttttttcggtgtttactgaagaggatgctggggagatacccgttccagagaaggttttcatgggtaatgattcaaatggaccgAACCAAATCaaggtaaacctagaagatgtggtaggcctgattgacaaactgaagagtagtaaagggatgtgaatcgttttttgacgatttaaaatatcgtccgatatattttaaatcgtcaaaaattgttagaggcgatatttaataggaattcccccgatttatcgtcaaaaatcgtaaatcggggggaggggaagggggagggcaggaaaaccggcacactaaaacaaccctaaaacccaccccgaccctttaaaatcccccaccctcccgaatcccccccaaatgccttaaattacctggggtccagtgggggggggggggtcccgggggtcccggtgtgatcttttactctcgggcctccggtgcgttgtagaaaaacaaaaaacaaaaacaaaatggcgccggcgccattttggtttttgtcccccgacggcaagAGCGtaggtaggagatcgctcccggacccccgctggacccccagggacttttggccagcttggggggcctcctgaccccccaagctggccaaaagtccctggtataggtggtgatgtcctttcgtggattacaaactggttaaaagacaggaatcagagagtaggattaaatggacaattttctcagtgcaggggagtgggcaatggaatgcctcagggatctatactgggacccatgcttttcaatctactagataagggagccctgaccgacgtgccgcaaatgcgcagtagagagcagctctaccgcacatgcgagcacgtcggccagagcagagcatgccccccccaaaaaaatggcgcctgctccttaggagcaggagcagcggcggcagcagcaggagcaagagcagtggcggcagcaggagcggtggcggcgacgagcgggaggagcaggagcggcggcggcgacaagcaggaggagcaggagcggcggtggcgACAAACAGGAGTGGCGGCGGCGCacacgcgagggagggagggagggaggagcagtagcggcggcgacgCACGCGCatgagggagggacacccccctgtctgccggttgtggatgagctgaaaggggagggaggagagaggggaggagagagtgagctgaggggagaggggagggtggagagagtgagctgaggggaggggagagggagaatagaggggggaggtgggagggaggagggaggagagagtgagctgaggggaggggggagggagaagagagtgagctggggggagggaggagagggagaatagaggggggaggtgagagggagggaggagagagtgaggtggagggaggagagggagaatagaggggggaggtgagagggaggagagagtgaggtgggggaagggaggagagagtgaggggaggagagagaatagaggggggaggtgagagtgaggtggggggagggaggagagagtgaggggaggggggaggaagtgggaaggaaatagaccgaaaatctttttttaaatgtagcccgttgttacgggcttaacggctagtatatttataaatgatctggaaaggaatatgatgagtgaggtaatcaaatttgcagatgatacaaaattgttcagagtagttaaatcacaagcggattgtgataaattgcaggaggaccttgtgagactggaaaattaggcatccaaatggcagatgaaatttaatgtggttaagggaaaggtgatgcatatagagaacaataacccatgctatagttacacaatgttgggttccatattaggagctaccacccaggaaagagatctaggtgtcatagtggataacacattgaaatcatcggctcagtgtgctgaggcagtcaaaaaagcaaacagaatgttaggaattattaggaagggaatggtgaataaaacggaaattgtcataatgcctctgtatcgctccatggtgagaccacaccttgaatactgtgtacaattctggtcgttgcatctcaaaaaagatatagttgtgatggagaaggttcagagaaagacaactaaaatgataaaggggatggaacagctcccctatgaggaaagactaaagaggttaggactgttcatcttggagaagagacggctaaggggggatatgatagaggtgtttaaaatcatgagaggtctagaaagggtaaatgtgaattggttatttactttttcagataatagaaggactagggggccctccatgaagttagcatgtagcacatttaaaactaatcggagaaagttctttttcactcaatgcacaattaaactctggaatttgttgccaggggatgtgattagtgcagtaaatgtagttgggtttaaaaaaggtttggataagttcttggaggagaagtccattacctgctattaatcaagttgacttggaaaatagccattgctattactagcatcagtagcatgggataaacttagttatgaggtacttgccaggtacttatagcctggattagccactgttggaaacaagatgctgggcttgatggacccttggtctgacccagtattttatgttcttattcaaagtacagttttctgaggtaaaaatcttgcttacaacatgtatattatattatttacaggcactgctgtctacacacatgctctgtctctcacacatatatttcctcgctctctctctctctctgtatcttacacacacacacaaacacacacacacactctcactctctctctctctcattcactcacttaggatccctctctctcttttgctcttacacacatactgtctctctctctcactcatgcacatacataggctcctctctcactcacacacacatgcccacaggctctttctctctctctctctttcacacaggctcccttatTAGCTCTCTCAGATACACAGGCTCTTTCATGTAGTTCCATCTCtttctcactcaaacacacacacacacactttcactcccaaacacacacacacacacacacactcctttgcgcgcgcgcgcgcacacacacacacacacacacacgcacacacacacacacacacacaggctccctatcaCTTCCACTCACATACACTTCCTCTCTTTCACACTAACTCACATATAAATACATAGGCTCTCTTGCTTTCTCACTCTGAGCATCTCCCTGTCTTCTTCCACTGTAagtaggatgggctctgcctgTGGCCctcctgggcctctctccttcttgTCTTGAGCTTGCAGGCAAGATGATCTCTAACCCTGGCCCTGCCTGAGATCTCTCCCTTGGCAGCAACCCTTCTGGGTCTTCTTGTCTTCATCTGCATGTAAGATGAGCTCCATATGTGGCCCTACTGGGCTGCTTTTCTCATCTTTGGCCTCGAGTGGGTTGGGTTCTGCCTGCAACCCCACTGGGCCACTATCTTTATCTTTGGTTGTGGACAGGATGGACTTGCCCATGGCCTTCCTGGGCCTAATTGTCTTCAGCTGTATGTGGGAAGGGCTGAAGCCCTGCTGGGCCACTCTCTTCATCTTGGGCAACAGGCAGGATGAGCTCTGCCCATGCTTCTTCTAGGtctttcccttttttgttttcaGCTGCAAGCCAGGGGCTCATGCCAGCAATGTTGCTGCCCTAAGGGTTggcgctctaggcaactgcctagtttgcctaatggaagcacctgcCTTTGACTGTGTTGTCTCTATGAAAGATCCCAGAAATGTGTGTTTCCTCCACTGGATCTTACTCTTTCTGTTCTTTATCTTTCTTAACTTGCCTTACACAATGATCTATTGCCTTCTCAATGCTTCCTTTTATTACTGACCATAGTTCCTTTatactctttggggtagattttataacatgcgagcacggtggacatgtgtgcacgctacccagcgcacggacatgtacacccaattttataacttgcacaggcgtcccggggctttatgcgcgtcgccaggcctttttaaaataggcccagtgcgtgCAAGGCCGGTTATGCGTGTATATcctccagatttacgcatgtaaccctttgcgAATTTGGCCCTTTATCTCTCAGAATCCCAGTAGGTTATCCTCAACAACATCACTCATTCCCTTGAATTCAGATCTCCTGCAGTCCAAGACCCTGGTCTTAATATGGTTCAGTTCAGGTGGACGTTTAATATTGAATCACACAGTATATGATTACTATGTCCTAACTTTTCCTTTACTATGATATCAGACTCCATTTGTCAGTATCATATTCAGTATAGCTTCCTCTCAAGAGGTTCTTTCACTAGCTGCAAGATGAATGCCTTGTTCTATGGTATCTCCACGCCTAACTGACATTGTGGCATGTATGCTCCACATGTGGCAgactgatgtcacccataagcAGGACCTCTCCTATTTTACTGTTATTACTAgaactatatttttttattgttttgtcttCTTTGATTATTTAACAATTTTGGAAGAAATTTTTATTAAGCCAACCAATGGGAAGATCCACAGGTACTTTTGTACACGTGTAACTTGcagcggattttcaaagggaactggtaatttccctttgaaaatccactacAAGTTACACGAGTACAATAGTAGCCAAGCTTCTTTCCCCTGTTTTATTTGAGAGTGGGGATCATGGGAACAACTAtgcataaaaatatttgaaaaattaaacatatgtgtgtgtgtgatttgccCATTAACTTTTGAGCAGCTCAATATAGCCatctaatgaaattaaaaattttCACAACCATAATGTAGCCAACGACATAGTTCTGCAAAATTCCCTCtttaagggcaattttcagaaggcatttacccaggtaaattggctgtctgaaaatttcccAGCACTTGCCTGCCTGTAAGTATTCATGGGGAATAAGAACGCAAGTACTTCTAGCATGATAACAAGCAGGCCCTCTCAGGCGCATGGATTACATTTTGAAATCCGTGCATGATTTTTTCAACACCAAATGTAACTgcaggaaaagcaggtgcaaatctctgtgggtacttttttccCAGGGCAATTTTCTAAGGACCTTGATGcccatactttccctttgagaacttgTGCTACGCTTGCAGGTAAAAGTAGCCACTGACTTTGCATCAATGCATGCAGTTTTCAGAAACTGCCCCCTTTgaagttgattttcaaagcactttgcaTCCATGCaactcatttttattttgtgtataAATCATGCTTTGAAAACTAGCCCGGAGTTCTATATGTAAAAGTATGCCCAAAGCTTGATTTCACGTGCACTTttatctgcagctgaagaaggcGTTCCatggggcagagttggggggaAAGGAAAACATTTCCATGGATACTTTTAAATTATGAAAGTATGTACAGGTTTGTCCCCGCACATACCTGGCGAActcgtgaattttcaaagtggacttatgtacatagtccactttgaaaattcgggcTACAGTGTGCAAGTAAAACACACTCACAGACTTCGGCCCTTTGTGGGTAATTATAAAATTATCCTTCCTAGGCATTACTTTGGTAATACATTTACATACTGTTATGCTAATAAAATCTTCAGAATCTGAATCTGTATGGGTCGGTCCTGACTGGTCCAAAATTCAAGGCTGTAGATCTGCAGTGATTGACACTGCTGCTGTTTTATCATTTCTGATGGGGAGAAGGAAGATAAGGATGCCTCTGCTCCAAAGGCTGACTGACATGATTGTCTCTACCTAAAGGCATGGCATGGACTGCTTTACTTGGTCTTTCATACATCCTCAATTGCATAGTGGAGTTGCATATGGACCCTAAGAAAAACTGTAATGTTCTGGTAGAGTAATATTTTCATGATGTGATTAGATTTGTTTTCAAATTTAAAAGTTTGTGGCATCATACTGGTGCTGTTACCTGATTATAACTACATGGGTGTGACACTGCAAAAGTAAACCCATTAATCAATTAAAATGCGTATTTAATTCATCAGCATTCTAGTACCAGATAATGTGATTTACAGACACGCAATGATAAAGAATAAGTGACTGCTACTATCCTTTTCCTACGCATGTtccatattctgtattttatagacACATAACAAAACTGACAAATATTTAggctgggaaaaaaaagaggttcTGTTATGCAGAAGCATTCTGTGGCAGGAATGCACAAGTATCAATGGCCTTTCTAATAGGCAAGTGGATCCTCTTCTCCCCTAGGGTCTTCTTCAGGAGGCCATCCGGCTTGGTTTCTGAAAACCTGTCAAGTACGATTAATGTGGGAACTTGAAAGACATCATCCGTGAATGCTGTTTCTGCATCCCCTCCATGCCAGGCCTGGGTATTCCCTTCACTGATGCCAGTGGGCTCCGAAGATGAGGAACCCTTTGGGGTGCGTTTGCATTTCCTACACCACATTCTGAGACACCCATAGAGCAGTATCATAGTTACTATGATGAGAAGGCCACTGCTGATAAGCCAGATTACCAGAGCAAGGTCCAGTCTCTTCCTATCTGGTACGACAGCATCTCTGGTCATTGTATGGAAAATGGTACACTGGTCTCTAGAAGGACGGGTCCCATGGCAGGTGACACATAAGATGTAGTTTGTGGATGGTGTTAATTTCTGTAGGGTCAAGGAATTGTGGCTCAAAGGGATGTCTTCTTCGCGGTGAAAATTCTGCTTTGAAAACCCAGACAATATGTTGTTCCAGTTTGGGCGATACATGACTCTGTAGAATTTATCAGGGCACATGTAATGATTATGTGACCAGGTTACAGAAGCTGAGGAAAAGGTGACATTCCTGATGGCAATGTTCATCTTCCGAATTCTTCTGGAAATGCACTCACCTGCGAGGAAGACAGCCTGTTAACttttgttgtcttttcatagaaaACAAAGAGTTTGGTAATAATAAATGGGGGAATGCTAATGACATCAAAAGTGAAGGTGAGTtatgaaataaatattttggtTGAATATCAGAATGCTGTTAAATAAccaaaatgcaggaaatcaactATTGTAAAATTGAAATTGCAGGGATTATTTCAGCAATTTCCTGAAATGACAAATAAACATTTCCACAAATTTTCCCCCAAGAAGCAACAGTTCCTCCTGCACATCTGCTTTCTTGTTAATCTGAAGTCTTAATCCCTAAACTATCTTTGACAACTCAGAAGTGATGAAGCAGAGGAAGGGTGAGGAATGGGAAAAGGGATGTTCAACCATTTTACACAACAGAAGCCATCCTAAGCCTTCAATACCCTGAGGATCAgaacacaaaacagaaaaaaagcacCGCATAAACGAGACAGCTACAATATAGATACATAGCCACGCGTACATCATGCCCTataaccctgaaaaccagacttcaACAAAGGAATCTTTTCTTTGGACTCTGTATTATTATACCCAGTGCTGTTCCTTCACTGACCTGAAAAAGAGAGCAAAGCTCTTGAAAGCTGGTTATATGACTTTAGTccaataaataagctattacctaAGGTTATTCCCTGTGAATAAATCTTTTCTAGTTTCTTGTTATGTTTTGCATGCCAGTGGATTACATTAACtattttcaggccgatgcaatacagtgtgctcagccgagggGCTGTGCACAGCTTAGGCAAAGGGGCGCTTGTAAAACTGAGCTTCtctttttcctaacccgctgacagccccctctcctgggtacctgctgccaaggaggcaccaggggcacacaatttcccctagcacctcctttttactgcggcaaccgatttaaatattgaatagatGCGCCCCGGAGAGGTTGATCGGCGCAtgttgggagagcaggccctcgatcctgagtgcctgttttccccAGCCAATATTTCATCGGCCTGATTGAGCTGATGTTTTACTTATGGCAAAGAATATTTGAATGATGAGCTATAAGTTGATGTGTTGCATGCATATTGTATGAAGAAGGGGTGTTAGAGGTACACATTTGCATGATAGCTGTTTTATAAAGAATATCctcaatgactatgcatgagatggatctgCATATGTTGGAAACTATATGCAaatgaatctcatgcatattcattgtggttattgtgaaaaccagactggttgtgGGGGTCCTGAGAATAGGTTTGGGAGAAGCCCTGTTATAGACAATTGATTATATGTAGTAGTGCTATGTAGTACTATAGGAAATCTCAAATAGCCCTGCACATCCATTGTGCCATGAATATGCGCTGTATGATAAAATAGATGAAAACTGTAAGAGCATGAGAGTGTGTCTGCATACCTGAGGAAACTGTGTGTTGCCAGTGTGAATATGTACAGTGTAACAGAACGAGCGTGTGTTTAAGAGAGGTGGTAAAGttgtgcattaaaacaaaaagagactcaGATTAAGATAGGAAAGAATGTAGTGGTTATTAAGGATGAAAATCTGAGGGTTTTTATAAAAGGTGAGTGCTGTCATCCCTGGAATGAAAAGCAACCTTAAAATTAGCTTATGCATGGAATAGATTAGACACTGTTGAAGAATAGGAGAGGGCTGCTTAATTTTTGGTGTTATCTGATAAAGCAGAAGAGGGTTCATGCCactacctttattatttttctgtaggtgaaaaaaaacaatttaaagttGCCAAATTCAATCCTATGGGATGTAATGGGAGATGCGACTGGTAGCAGTGCTGTGGCCCAGAGTTATAATTGTCCCAAGCAGGAGTGTAATATATTCATGTTGCAGGGTTGCCAGAGGGAAATAAAAGGTGTGCATGTATTTGGGTGAATAGGTACTGGTGGGAAGGTCTGCGAGTGGACTTGAGGGTTTAATGGAGAATCTATGGTGGCATTTTTTCCTGCACTCTTCCCCATCTATTTTCATGCCTTGATGAATATTTTCTTTGCATTCCTGATGCTAAAAAGAATTTGGGTGAACTCAATCCAAAGTTCCACATCATATATTTTGTAGACTGGTTGAGGAAGAAAGTGGACACAGGATTGCACTATATAGTATTGTTTTCTGTCTGATCTGAGTGCCaggatttatgcatataattCTGTCTGTGCCACAGAATATCAACAATAAAAGACTATACATTTTCAGTTATCAGTGTTGAATTATCTCTATGATGCATTCTCAGGTGTCTTCATTTGCACTGAATCAGTTTCAAGTACTAGCAGAGTCCAGAACACTGCGTCCTTTCTGTGCCTCTTTCTTGCTTATGCTGGTGGTCTAGGAATGGCACTCTAGCATTTAATGACTTATAAATAATTAGCATAAGATTTGCTCCAAAACAATTGCTCCAAAATAATTCAAATGATTCAAGACCCACAGTTGCAATGTTCATCTTTTGCTCTACAACAGTGCTGGTATGTAGTATCAAAGTCCTTTTTGGCCACTACAGCTAACCCAAGGCATTATTCCATTTTTTTGTGACTGGTCAActctttcaaagtggattatatttaggtactgtaggtatttccctgctcCGAGAGCGCTTAtgatctaagggcctgatttaccaaggtttttttctcatagacacagaatgggagagaagccTTTGTAAATCAGTCCCAAAGTTTATACCTGTAAGTTTGTAGTATATTTCAGAGGTGTGGGAGGACAGTCTTCCAGGGTCACAAACCAGTTTCGTTTTCAGGGCATCTGAACTATACAGATGAACTTATTTCCTAGACAAAGGGGTCTATTAATGAAGCCAGGTTAAAATCAGCAGTTAAAACACAATACCTGACAATTTTA
Protein-coding regions in this window:
- the LOC115083978 gene encoding fibronectin type III domain-containing protein 9-like — its product is MNIAIRNVTFSSASVTWSHNHYMCPDKFYRVMYRPNWNNILSGFSKQNFHREEDIPLSHNSLTLQKLTPSTNYILCVTCHGTRPSRDQCTIFHTMTRDAVVPDRKRLDLALVIWLISSGLLIIVTMILLYGCLRMWCRKCKRTPKGSSSSEPTGISEGNTQAWHGGDAETAFTDDVFQVPTLIVLDRFSETKPDGLLKKTLGEKRIHLPIRKAIDTCAFLPQNASA